One Mesorhizobium sp. L-2-11 genomic region harbors:
- the moaA gene encoding GTP 3',8-cyclase MoaA, which produces MDMIDPFGRTISYLRVSVTDRCDFRCTYCMAEDMAFLPKKDLLSLEELDRLCTVFIEKGVRKLRLTGGEPLVRKNIMHLVRQISRHLESGALEELTLTTNGSQLSRFAAELADCGVKRINVSLDTLDPEKFRQITRWGNLDKVMEGIDAAQAAGLKVKLNAVALKDFNDAELPEMLRWAHGRGMELTVIETMPMGEIDADRTDQYLPLSLLRAALERQFTLTDIPYKTGGPARYVHVAETGGRLGFITPMTHNFCESCNRVRLTCTGTLYMCLGQEDAADLRAPLRASEGNELVADAIDEAIGRKPKGHDFIIDRRTNRPSVSRHMSVTGG; this is translated from the coding sequence ATGGACATGATCGATCCTTTTGGACGCACGATCAGCTATCTGCGCGTGTCGGTCACCGATCGCTGCGACTTCCGCTGCACCTATTGCATGGCCGAGGACATGGCGTTCCTTCCCAAGAAGGATCTGCTGTCGCTGGAAGAGCTCGACCGGCTATGCACGGTTTTCATCGAAAAGGGCGTCAGGAAACTGCGTCTCACCGGCGGCGAGCCGCTGGTGCGCAAGAACATCATGCATCTGGTGCGCCAGATTTCGCGTCATCTCGAAAGCGGCGCTCTGGAAGAACTGACGCTGACCACCAACGGCTCGCAGCTTTCGCGCTTTGCCGCTGAACTCGCCGATTGCGGGGTCAAGCGCATCAACGTCTCGCTGGACACGCTGGACCCGGAAAAATTCCGTCAGATTACCCGCTGGGGCAATCTCGACAAGGTCATGGAAGGCATCGATGCTGCGCAGGCGGCTGGGCTGAAGGTGAAGCTCAATGCGGTGGCGCTGAAGGATTTCAACGACGCCGAGCTGCCCGAGATGCTGCGCTGGGCGCACGGCCGCGGCATGGAGTTGACGGTCATCGAAACCATGCCGATGGGCGAGATCGACGCCGACCGAACCGACCAGTATCTGCCGCTGTCGCTGCTGCGCGCAGCACTTGAGCGACAGTTCACGCTGACCGACATCCCCTACAAGACCGGTGGTCCGGCCCGCTACGTCCACGTCGCCGAGACCGGTGGCAGGCTCGGCTTCATCACGCCGATGACGCATAATTTCTGCGAAAGCTGCAACCGCGTCCGGCTGACCTGCACCGGCACGCTCTATATGTGCCTCGGCCAGGAAGATGCCGCCGACCTGCGCGCACCGTTGCGTGCATCCGAAGGCAACGAACTGGTCGCCGACGCCATCGACGAAGCCATTGGCCGCAAGCCCAAGGGCCATGATTTCATCATCGACCGCCGCACCAACCGTCCCTCGGTGTCGCGGCATATGAGCGTCACCGGCGGCTGA
- a CDS encoding NAD(P)-dependent oxidoreductase produces the protein MASVAFLGLGVMGYPMAGHLRNKGGHDVTVYNRTKAKAEQWVAQHGGSVADTPAKTADGKDFVFCCVGNDDDLRAVTIGAEGAFQSMKKGAIFIDNTTASAEVARELAEKAQGRGFSFLDAPVSGGQAGAENGILTVMVGGEQKAFEQAKPVIDAYARMVGLMGPAGSGQLTKMINQICIAGLVQGLAEGIHFGKKAGLDIEKVIEVISKGAAGSWQMENRHKTMNAGKYDFGFAVDWMRKDLGICLAEADRNGAKLPVTALVDQFYKDVQAMGGKRWDTSSLLARLEK, from the coding sequence ATGGCATCGGTGGCATTTCTCGGTCTTGGCGTCATGGGTTATCCAATGGCCGGACATCTCAGGAACAAGGGCGGCCACGACGTCACCGTCTACAACCGCACCAAGGCAAAGGCCGAGCAATGGGTTGCCCAGCATGGCGGCAGTGTTGCCGACACGCCGGCTAAGACCGCCGACGGCAAGGACTTTGTCTTTTGCTGCGTTGGCAATGACGACGATTTGCGCGCGGTGACGATCGGAGCCGAGGGTGCGTTCCAGTCGATGAAGAAGGGAGCCATCTTCATCGACAACACCACGGCCTCGGCTGAAGTCGCGCGCGAACTGGCGGAGAAGGCGCAAGGTCGCGGTTTTTCGTTTCTCGACGCACCGGTTTCCGGCGGCCAGGCCGGCGCCGAAAACGGCATCCTGACCGTCATGGTCGGCGGCGAACAGAAAGCCTTCGAGCAGGCGAAGCCTGTCATCGATGCCTATGCCCGCATGGTCGGGCTGATGGGCCCGGCCGGCTCGGGCCAACTCACCAAGATGATCAACCAGATCTGCATCGCCGGCCTTGTCCAGGGGCTGGCCGAGGGCATCCATTTCGGCAAGAAGGCCGGGCTCGACATCGAAAAAGTCATCGAGGTGATCTCCAAGGGCGCAGCCGGCTCATGGCAGATGGAGAACCGCCACAAGACGATGAATGCCGGCAAGTATGATTTCGGCTTCGCTGTCGACTGGATGCGCAAGGATCTCGGCATCTGCCTGGCGGAGGCCGACCGCAACGGCGCCAAGCTGCCGGTGACGGCACTCGTCGACCAGTTCTACAAGGATGTGCAGGCGATGGGCGGCAAACGCTGGGACACGTCTTCGCTGCTGGCGCGATTGGAAAAGTAG
- a CDS encoding DUF971 domain-containing protein: MTAPKELRVSKDRRLLTVTFPGHQPFELPAELLRVASPSAEVQGHSPEQRVTVPGKRNVQILKIEPVGNYAVRITFDDFHDTGIFTWNYLHTLGHEKDARWAAYLAELEEKGLSRDR, translated from the coding sequence ATGACGGCGCCGAAGGAACTCAGGGTCTCGAAGGATCGCAGGCTGCTTACCGTGACGTTCCCTGGCCATCAGCCGTTCGAGCTGCCGGCGGAGCTGCTGCGGGTGGCCTCGCCATCGGCCGAAGTGCAGGGCCATTCGCCCGAACAGCGTGTGACCGTTCCCGGCAAGCGCAACGTTCAAATCCTGAAGATCGAACCGGTCGGCAACTATGCCGTCCGCATCACTTTCGACGATTTTCACGATACCGGCATCTTCACCTGGAACTATTTGCATACGCTGGGCCATGAGAAGGACGCACGCTGGGCCGCCTATCTCGCCGAACTGGAAGAGAAGGGACTAAGCCGCGATCGGTAA
- a CDS encoding DNA alkylation repair protein: protein MAELSPQSSAEEIVAHLRSIGSQEGRLGMLRYGIKIDRALGISHGVQRQIAKKIKRNHERAFDLWESGIMEAQFIASVTADPKRFSAADARRWAATFDSWDIVDGVSDLFVDTDCWKELIGEFAADEREFVRRTAFAMMAWSVVHRKNEPEATFFDFLSIIEAHAGDGRNFVKKAVNWALRSIGKRSTKLHGAALALAQKLAGSTDKTACWIGKDAARELSDAKTLERLARKG, encoded by the coding sequence GTGGCCGAGCTTTCGCCACAATCCAGCGCCGAGGAGATTGTCGCCCATCTGCGCTCGATCGGCTCGCAGGAGGGCCGCCTTGGCATGCTGCGCTACGGCATCAAGATCGACCGTGCGCTCGGAATCTCGCATGGCGTGCAGCGGCAGATTGCCAAAAAAATCAAGCGCAACCATGAGCGTGCCTTCGACCTATGGGAGTCGGGGATCATGGAAGCGCAGTTCATCGCTTCCGTCACAGCAGATCCGAAGCGGTTTTCTGCTGCGGATGCAAGACGATGGGCGGCGACTTTCGACTCGTGGGATATCGTCGACGGCGTCTCCGATCTCTTTGTCGACACGGATTGCTGGAAGGAACTGATAGGAGAGTTCGCCGCCGACGAACGGGAGTTCGTTCGACGCACGGCCTTTGCCATGATGGCCTGGTCGGTCGTCCACCGGAAGAACGAGCCAGAGGCGACCTTCTTCGACTTCCTGTCGATCATCGAAGCGCACGCCGGCGATGGCCGTAATTTTGTCAAGAAGGCAGTGAACTGGGCGCTTCGCTCTATCGGCAAGCGATCGACGAAGTTGCATGGCGCTGCCCTTGCCCTGGCACAGAAGCTGGCCGGATCGACCGACAAGACGGCGTGCTGGATCGGCAAGGACGCTGCACGGGAGCTTTCCGATGCCAAGACGCTCGAGCGGCTCGCCAGGAAAGGCTGA
- a CDS encoding DUF1254 domain-containing protein: MKPIHGNLSALMLLLAASTFLAGAGVAYADVSAQTLKSLGAHDKIETSAGTLEFKDGVPTAETAQKVYDTLDFTNALNAYNNSFRGASALGIAKGVEEIGAKPGDVVIFSELMDANSLFLTANADTIYYFTVLDLSKGPIVIEQPSNAVGTINDMWFSWIIDIGGPGPDRGLGGKYLIVGPDYDGPLPEGGYFIGHSKTNFALYAARAYLVDNDPKPAVENVKKNLKVYPYQPGSYGTSVAQALEGTVRIAGEPKIPETKFIEGSGLSFNTIPPSDYGFFEMINENVQNEPATSYDVELAGQLAAIGIVHGREFAPDERMKKILSDAAAFGQATGRALNWRYAMQHPDWTIYEGSRWGSMLWEGGAFFETPPPLFEQGMFKPLAPTGARTLDSRTAFYYGYTLDSPGMIMRIPGVGSQYLMGFLDADGNPYDGAKTYKVTLPKDIPAEAFWSFTLYDNQTRSMLQTPQKYPRAGNQSYPSPAAEAAADGTTTVYFGPTRPEGVARGNWIQTDPEKGWFTLLRLYSPLPSFFDKSWRPSEIELIR; the protein is encoded by the coding sequence ATGAAACCAATCCACGGCAATCTTTCCGCGCTGATGCTGCTGCTCGCCGCATCCACGTTCCTTGCCGGTGCCGGTGTCGCCTATGCGGATGTATCGGCGCAAACACTCAAGTCGCTCGGCGCCCATGACAAGATTGAGACCAGCGCCGGAACGCTGGAGTTCAAGGACGGCGTGCCGACCGCCGAAACGGCGCAGAAGGTCTACGACACGCTGGACTTCACCAACGCCCTCAACGCCTACAACAACAGCTTCCGCGGCGCCTCTGCCCTGGGGATCGCCAAGGGCGTCGAGGAAATCGGCGCCAAGCCCGGCGATGTCGTCATCTTCTCCGAACTGATGGATGCGAATTCGCTGTTCCTGACGGCCAATGCCGACACCATCTACTACTTCACCGTGCTCGACCTGAGCAAAGGCCCGATTGTGATCGAGCAGCCGTCGAACGCCGTCGGCACGATCAACGACATGTGGTTCTCCTGGATCATCGACATCGGCGGCCCCGGCCCCGACCGCGGTCTCGGTGGCAAATATCTGATCGTAGGCCCTGACTATGACGGCCCGCTGCCGGAGGGCGGCTACTTCATCGGGCATTCAAAGACTAACTTCGCGCTCTATGCCGCGCGGGCCTATCTCGTCGACAACGACCCCAAGCCGGCGGTCGAGAACGTCAAAAAGAACCTGAAGGTCTATCCCTACCAGCCGGGCTCCTACGGCACCAGTGTTGCGCAAGCTCTCGAAGGCACGGTGCGTATCGCCGGCGAGCCGAAGATTCCCGAGACGAAGTTCATCGAGGGCAGCGGGCTGTCCTTCAATACGATTCCGCCGAGCGACTACGGCTTCTTCGAGATGATCAACGAAAACGTCCAGAACGAGCCTGCCACCAGTTATGACGTGGAGCTCGCCGGACAGCTTGCCGCCATCGGGATCGTGCACGGCAGGGAATTTGCGCCCGACGAGCGGATGAAGAAGATTCTGTCGGATGCGGCCGCCTTCGGCCAGGCGACCGGGCGGGCACTCAACTGGCGCTACGCCATGCAGCATCCCGATTGGACCATTTATGAAGGTTCGCGGTGGGGCAGCATGCTGTGGGAGGGCGGCGCATTCTTCGAGACGCCGCCGCCGCTCTTCGAACAGGGCATGTTCAAGCCGCTTGCACCGACTGGCGCGCGCACCCTCGATTCGCGCACCGCCTTCTACTACGGCTACACGCTCGACTCGCCTGGCATGATCATGCGCATTCCAGGCGTGGGCTCGCAGTATCTGATGGGCTTCCTCGATGCCGACGGAAACCCCTATGACGGCGCGAAGACCTACAAGGTGACGCTTCCCAAGGACATCCCGGCCGAGGCCTTCTGGTCGTTCACGCTCTACGACAACCAGACGCGCTCGATGCTGCAGACACCGCAAAAGTATCCGCGCGCCGGCAACCAGAGCTATCCCTCACCCGCCGCCGAGGCCGCCGCCGACGGCACAACGACCGTCTACTTTGGCCCGACGCGGCCCGAAGGCGTGGCACGGGGCAACTGGATCCAGACAGATCCGGAGAAGGGCTGGTTCACGCTCCTGCGCCTCTACAGCCCGCTGCCGTCATTCTTCGACAAGAGCTGGCGGCCGAGCGAGATCGAGCTGATTCGATAG
- a CDS encoding ABC transporter substrate-binding protein: MRIALRIALAASAALLTLGVAQAQEKTLRIGTEGAYPPFNNLTADGQLVGFDIDIAKALCDEMKVKCTFVAQDWDGIIPALQAGKFDAIVASMSITPERAEKVDFTNKYYNTPPAIAAPKDSDIKGVTKEDLAGKTIGVQAATTHFNYSTKTYTDSTVKPYPTAQEYQLDLANGRVDAVNDDITVLEGWLATPDGACCKLIGAITPDVEIHGPGAGIAVRKGDTALVNQFNKAIDAIRANGKYKEINDKYFKYDVYGGES, encoded by the coding sequence ATGCGTATTGCACTGCGTATAGCGCTCGCCGCGTCGGCGGCGCTGCTGACATTGGGCGTTGCCCAGGCTCAGGAGAAAACCTTGAGGATCGGCACGGAGGGAGCCTATCCGCCGTTCAACAACCTGACCGCTGATGGCCAGCTCGTCGGCTTCGACATCGATATCGCCAAGGCGCTTTGCGATGAGATGAAGGTGAAGTGCACTTTCGTCGCGCAGGATTGGGACGGCATCATCCCGGCGCTTCAGGCCGGCAAGTTCGACGCCATCGTCGCCTCGATGTCGATCACCCCGGAGCGTGCCGAGAAGGTCGACTTCACCAACAAATACTACAACACGCCGCCGGCCATCGCCGCGCCCAAGGACAGCGATATCAAAGGCGTGACCAAGGAGGACCTGGCCGGCAAGACGATCGGCGTGCAGGCGGCCACCACCCACTTCAATTATTCAACCAAGACTTATACCGACAGCACGGTCAAGCCGTACCCGACCGCGCAGGAATACCAGCTCGATCTCGCCAATGGCCGCGTCGATGCGGTCAACGACGACATCACCGTTCTCGAAGGCTGGCTTGCCACGCCGGACGGCGCCTGCTGCAAGCTGATCGGTGCGATCACGCCCGACGTCGAGATCCATGGTCCGGGCGCCGGCATCGCCGTGCGCAAGGGCGATACCGCGTTGGTCAATCAGTTCAATAAGGCGATCGACGCCATTCGCGCCAACGGAAAGTACAAGGAAATCAACGACAAGTACTTCAAGTACGACGTCTACGGCGGCGAGTCCTGA
- a CDS encoding DMT family transporter: MLLSPNLRGALFMVVAMSGFTLNDAITKVASESMNMAQVMLIRGAFASLFVGLLAWQRGALALSGSMLQPMVAVRVAGEAGATVSFLIALAHLPIANVSAVLQALPLAVTMGAALVFNEGVGWRRWLAIAIGFAGVLIIVRPGFEGFSIYSVLALACVACCAVRDLATRRIPQAIPTLLVSTTTALAMTMLGAALLLPMGGWTPMTGESTALLALAAVLVVIGYQFIIMAMRMGDISFIAPFRYTALLWSILLGLFVFGDVPDLPMILGASVIVGSGLYALYRERIVGRRKTAAESAGPDMAPDGI, from the coding sequence TTGCTTCTTTCCCCAAATCTTCGCGGCGCGCTGTTCATGGTGGTGGCCATGAGTGGTTTCACCCTCAACGACGCGATCACCAAAGTCGCGTCGGAATCCATGAACATGGCGCAGGTCATGCTGATCCGCGGCGCCTTCGCTTCGCTTTTCGTTGGCCTGCTTGCCTGGCAACGCGGTGCACTTGCCCTGTCCGGCTCGATGCTGCAACCGATGGTTGCGGTGCGCGTCGCCGGCGAAGCCGGTGCTACCGTGTCGTTTCTCATCGCCCTTGCCCATCTGCCGATTGCCAATGTCTCGGCCGTGCTGCAGGCGCTGCCGCTGGCGGTGACGATGGGCGCAGCACTTGTGTTCAACGAAGGCGTCGGCTGGCGGCGCTGGCTGGCCATCGCCATCGGTTTTGCCGGCGTGCTGATCATCGTGCGGCCCGGCTTCGAGGGGTTCAGCATCTATTCGGTGCTGGCGCTGGCCTGTGTCGCCTGTTGTGCGGTGCGTGACCTCGCCACCAGGCGGATACCGCAAGCCATTCCGACATTGCTGGTGTCGACCACCACGGCACTCGCCATGACAATGCTCGGCGCGGCGCTGCTTTTGCCAATGGGCGGGTGGACGCCGATGACGGGGGAGAGCACGGCGTTGCTGGCATTGGCGGCAGTGCTCGTGGTCATCGGTTACCAGTTCATCATCATGGCGATGCGGATGGGCGACATCTCGTTCATCGCGCCGTTCCGCTACACGGCCCTGCTCTGGTCGATCCTGCTTGGCCTGTTCGTCTTCGGCGACGTTCCTGACCTGCCGATGATCCTCGGCGCTAGCGTTATCGTCGGCTCCGGCCTCTATGCACTTTACCGCGAACGTATCGTCGGCCGGCGAAAGACCGCCGCCGAAAGCGCTGGACCTGATATGGCGCCGGACGGCATATAG
- a CDS encoding MarR family winged helix-turn-helix transcriptional regulator produces the protein MNIKQELPWDNPRFRNWVAVARACHVLERTLAVKLAPLDLKPAQLDVLMNLYRHPGMSQHDLARRLLVGRSNITMLLPQLETRGLLRREGDQKDKRVLRLTLTEAGTELLMQALKVHMALIEKAMSQSTPEQCDMIGEQMRKIADVLREA, from the coding sequence ATGAACATTAAACAAGAGTTGCCCTGGGACAACCCGCGTTTCCGCAACTGGGTCGCGGTGGCGCGCGCCTGCCATGTGCTGGAACGCACGCTGGCAGTGAAGCTCGCGCCGCTGGACCTGAAGCCGGCGCAGCTCGACGTGCTGATGAACCTTTATCGCCATCCCGGCATGTCGCAGCACGATCTCGCCCGCCGGCTGCTGGTCGGCCGCTCCAACATCACCATGCTTTTGCCGCAACTCGAGACACGCGGCCTGCTGCGCCGCGAAGGCGATCAGAAGGACAAGCGCGTGCTGCGGCTAACCCTGACCGAAGCCGGCACGGAACTGCTGATGCAGGCGCTGAAGGTCCATATGGCGCTGATCGAAAAAGCGATGAGCCAGTCGACACCGGAGCAATGCGACATGATCGGCGAGCAGATGCGCAAGATTGCCGACGTGCTTAGGGAAGCGTGA
- a CDS encoding ABC transporter permease: MSAAAADVATKVEKPPAIPHGWPRQRILGYALVCMWIAFLAGIAAYLIVAWNGELFAKYAPSYVTGLGVTLLLVAISIVLGAILSVPIAYARMSKNRFLSGLAYAYVYFFRGTPLLAQTFLVYYGVGSFRPQLDMIGLWGFFREAFNCAIFAFSLNTAAYQAEILRGAIESVPRGQWEGAASLGLHKLQTMWKIILPQALIVALRPYGNEIILMIKGSAIVAIITVYDLMGITKLTYSRTFDFQSYVWAAIIYLIIVETLRHAVEWIERRITIHLHR, encoded by the coding sequence ATGAGTGCGGCGGCAGCCGACGTGGCGACGAAGGTCGAAAAACCGCCAGCAATCCCGCACGGCTGGCCGCGCCAGCGTATTCTCGGCTACGCGCTGGTCTGTATGTGGATAGCTTTTCTCGCCGGGATTGCTGCGTACCTCATTGTCGCCTGGAACGGCGAGCTTTTCGCGAAATATGCGCCATCCTATGTGACAGGCCTGGGTGTGACGCTTTTGCTGGTCGCCATCTCGATCGTGCTTGGCGCGATCCTTTCGGTGCCGATCGCCTATGCCCGCATGTCGAAGAACCGGTTTCTTTCGGGTCTTGCCTATGCCTATGTCTATTTCTTCCGCGGCACGCCGCTGCTGGCCCAGACCTTCCTTGTCTATTACGGCGTAGGTTCGTTCCGGCCGCAGCTCGATATGATTGGCCTCTGGGGCTTTTTCCGCGAGGCGTTCAACTGCGCAATCTTCGCCTTCTCGCTCAATACGGCCGCCTACCAGGCTGAAATCCTGCGCGGCGCGATCGAGAGCGTGCCCAGGGGCCAGTGGGAGGGTGCTGCCTCGCTCGGCCTGCACAAATTGCAGACGATGTGGAAGATCATCCTGCCGCAGGCTCTGATCGTGGCGCTGCGTCCCTACGGCAACGAGATCATCCTGATGATCAAGGGCTCGGCGATCGTAGCCATCATCACCGTCTATGATCTGATGGGCATCACCAAGCTCACCTATTCGCGGACTTTCGACTTCCAGTCCTATGTCTGGGCGGCAATCATCTATCTGATCATTGTCGAAACGCTGCGCCACGCAGTCGAATGGATCGAACGGCGCATTACGATCCATCTGCATCGCTGA
- the mobB gene encoding molybdopterin-guanine dinucleotide biosynthesis protein B — protein MMRRVFGITGWKNSGKTTLTEKLVAELVRRGWKVSTVKHAHHAFDIDKPGADSFRHRQAGATEVAIVSDRRWALMHELRGEDEPTLDAILSRLGASDIVLVEGYKREAHSKIETRRLEAKDLAPLSANDPHIVAIAADFAIADENLPVFDLDDTRSIADFIERATGLTR, from the coding sequence ATGATGAGACGCGTCTTCGGTATCACCGGCTGGAAGAATTCCGGCAAGACGACACTGACCGAAAAGCTGGTCGCCGAGCTCGTCCGGCGTGGCTGGAAAGTGTCGACGGTAAAACACGCCCATCATGCCTTCGACATCGACAAGCCGGGGGCGGACAGTTTTCGCCATAGGCAAGCCGGGGCCACTGAAGTCGCCATCGTGTCGGACAGGCGCTGGGCGCTGATGCACGAATTACGCGGCGAGGACGAACCGACGCTGGATGCGATCCTGTCGCGGCTCGGCGCGTCCGACATCGTGCTCGTCGAAGGCTACAAACGCGAGGCGCACAGCAAGATCGAGACGCGGCGGCTGGAAGCCAAGGACCTGGCGCCGCTTTCGGCAAACGATCCGCATATCGTCGCCATCGCCGCCGACTTCGCCATAGCCGACGAAAACCTGCCTGTCTTCGATCTCGACGACACCAGATCGATAGCCGACTTCATCGAGCGCGCGACAGGGTTGACGCGCTGA
- a CDS encoding ABC transporter permease, giving the protein MQSVWTLLSWGPEGWLDDIAYGVFITVSLAAATLPLGLVIGFLVALAKQSNEPSLRLAGNIYTTIFRGLPELLTLFIIFYGAQVGIQQLMRLYDPTAAVEVNAFVSGMIALGVVFSSYASEVFLSAFRAIPKGQYEGGYSVGLSGWQTMRLVVLPQLVRIALPGLANLWLILLKDTALVSAIGLTDILRQAGVAARVTKHAFLFFGVAALIYLLLAIISSFGINAIERAVGRQQVQR; this is encoded by the coding sequence ATGCAAAGCGTTTGGACGCTGCTCAGTTGGGGACCCGAAGGCTGGCTCGACGACATCGCCTATGGTGTTTTCATCACCGTTTCGCTTGCAGCCGCGACCCTGCCTCTCGGTCTGGTGATCGGCTTTCTGGTTGCGCTTGCCAAGCAATCCAACGAACCGTCGCTGCGGCTGGCCGGCAATATCTACACCACGATCTTTCGTGGCCTGCCTGAGCTGCTGACCCTGTTCATCATCTTTTACGGCGCGCAAGTCGGCATCCAGCAATTGATGCGCCTGTATGACCCGACCGCCGCGGTCGAGGTGAATGCCTTTGTTTCCGGCATGATCGCGCTCGGCGTCGTCTTCTCCTCCTACGCCAGCGAGGTTTTCCTCTCGGCGTTCCGCGCCATCCCGAAGGGACAGTATGAGGGCGGCTATTCGGTTGGCCTGTCTGGCTGGCAGACGATGCGCCTCGTGGTGCTGCCGCAGCTTGTCCGTATCGCGCTGCCGGGTCTTGCCAATCTGTGGCTCATCCTGCTCAAGGATACCGCCCTGGTTTCCGCCATCGGCCTTACCGACATATTGCGGCAAGCCGGCGTCGCCGCCCGCGTCACCAAGCACGCCTTCCTGTTTTTCGGTGTTGCCGCGCTTATTTACCTGCTCCTCGCCATCATATCGTCCTTCGGTATCAACGCGATCGAACGTGCGGTCGGCCGCCAGCAGGTGCAGCGATGA
- a CDS encoding GNAT family N-acetyltransferase has translation MPRRSSGSPGKADRSQIRFAEVTQSTRADFENLFEQPGGPKYCWCMAWRHLENREHASNDDRRRAMMALIEAGTPVGIVAHAEGKTVGWCSVAPRETYRKLSQEQDDSEAGVWSIVCFYVPRASRGRGLASALLDAAIDHAFAKGARIIEAYPVDRASPSYRFMGVREMFVARGFHEVGMAGSRRHVMRLER, from the coding sequence ATGCCAAGACGCTCGAGCGGCTCGCCAGGAAAGGCTGACCGGAGCCAAATCCGCTTTGCCGAGGTGACGCAATCGACGCGCGCCGATTTCGAGAACTTGTTCGAGCAGCCTGGCGGCCCGAAATATTGCTGGTGCATGGCCTGGCGCCACCTCGAAAACCGCGAACACGCGTCCAACGATGACAGGAGACGGGCCATGATGGCGCTCATCGAAGCCGGCACGCCGGTCGGCATCGTCGCCCATGCCGAAGGCAAGACCGTCGGCTGGTGCTCCGTGGCGCCACGCGAGACCTATCGCAAGCTGTCGCAGGAGCAGGACGACAGCGAGGCGGGCGTATGGTCGATCGTCTGCTTCTATGTGCCGAGGGCGTCGCGCGGCCGTGGACTGGCAAGCGCCCTGCTAGACGCGGCAATCGATCACGCCTTCGCCAAAGGCGCCAGGATCATCGAGGCCTATCCGGTCGACCGGGCGTCGCCGAGTTACCGTTTCATGGGCGTTCGAGAGATGTTCGTGGCCCGCGGATTCCACGAGGTCGGCATGGCCGGCTCGCGCCGGCATGTGATGCGCCTGGAGCGTTAG
- a CDS encoding alpha/beta hydrolase gives MASFGLKVIRGVFAAAEHLAPRLTGRAAFELFCRTPNAKILSDGERRAVDRAAGFMNEARHHRLKTKNGCVMVHEFRPEPGRRAAGTVLVIHGWRSRTEYMRTLIEAYRDAGYKVVSLDLPGHGQSPGRRLTLVSAVEAARLTGEWFGPFVAVAGHSFGGAVAANAVVGSVKGIPPLATGRLVLIAAPSSLPAIFNDFSRMLSVGPRSQAAMADRVERISGRPLHEFTGDRQLASTPVPTLVIHASDDREVSADHARLYAGAGDHVRLYWADGLGHRRILADRGVVERAVGFVAEHRESVSLH, from the coding sequence ATGGCATCATTTGGATTGAAGGTCATCCGGGGCGTGTTTGCCGCCGCCGAACATTTGGCTCCCCGCCTGACCGGGCGCGCGGCATTCGAACTGTTCTGCCGCACGCCGAACGCCAAGATCCTCAGCGACGGCGAGCGACGCGCCGTCGACCGCGCCGCCGGCTTCATGAACGAGGCGCGCCATCATCGGCTGAAGACCAAAAACGGCTGCGTCATGGTGCATGAATTCAGGCCAGAGCCGGGCAGGCGGGCCGCCGGCACGGTGCTCGTCATCCATGGCTGGCGTTCGCGCACCGAATATATGCGCACGCTGATCGAAGCCTATCGTGACGCCGGTTACAAGGTTGTCTCGCTCGACCTGCCGGGCCACGGCCAATCGCCGGGCCGCCGGCTCACATTGGTCAGCGCTGTCGAGGCCGCACGGCTGACCGGCGAATGGTTCGGCCCGTTCGTGGCGGTCGCCGGCCATTCCTTCGGCGGTGCCGTCGCCGCCAATGCCGTCGTCGGTTCGGTCAAGGGCATTCCGCCGCTGGCGACCGGGCGGCTGGTGCTGATCGCGGCACCGAGTTCGCTGCCGGCGATCTTCAACGATTTCAGCCGCATGCTCAGTGTCGGCCCACGCTCGCAGGCCGCCATGGCCGACCGGGTCGAACGCATCTCCGGCCGGCCGCTGCACGAATTCACCGGCGATCGCCAGCTTGCCAGCACGCCGGTGCCAACGCTGGTCATCCATGCGTCGGACGACCGCGAAGTGTCCGCCGACCATGCAAGGCTCTATGCCGGCGCCGGCGACCATGTGCGGCTGTACTGGGCCGACGGGCTCGGCCACCGCCGCATCCTCGCCGACAGGGGCGTGGTCGAGCGTGCGGTCGGCTTCGTTGCCGAACACCGGGAGTCGGTATCGCTGCATTAA